The Vicia villosa cultivar HV-30 ecotype Madison, WI linkage group LG1, Vvil1.0, whole genome shotgun sequence genome includes a region encoding these proteins:
- the LOC131599294 gene encoding uncharacterized protein LOC131599294: MANFGGKDMYQDLFKPSSASDLRLKLETLRNIPRCLGIDFETLEPRTRRRYGYECDEFDLPNDIDILKPKKPKIEEAQVITTSPQKLERAEIDRINAEIREECYYFGEDALRMAGLFPEDPAEDPEPAEDPETAEDPEPAEGPEEEPDCSK, translated from the exons ATGGCAAATTTCGGTGGTAAAGACATGTATCAAGACCTTTTCAAACCATCTTCTGCGTCAGATTTACGTTTGAAACTTGAAACCCTAAGAAATATACCTCGATGTTTAGGTATTGATTTTGAAACCCTAGAACCTAGAACTCGGCGTCGTTATGGATATGAATGCGACGAGTTTGATTTACCTAATGATATTGACATATTGAAACCTAAAAAACCCAAAATAGAAGAGGCTCAAGTCATCACGACATCACCACAGAAGCTAGAAAGAGCTGAGATTGATCGGATTAACGCTGAAATTAGAGAGGAGTGCTACTATTTTGGTGAAGATGCCTTACGGATGGCA GGACTTTTTCCAGAGGATCCGGCAGAGGATCCGGAACCGGCAGAGGATCCGGAAACGGCAGAGGATCCGGAACCGGCAGAGGGACCGGAAGAGGAACCGGATTGCTCCAAATAG